A section of the Brachyhypopomus gauderio isolate BG-103 chromosome 13, BGAUD_0.2, whole genome shotgun sequence genome encodes:
- the tuft1a gene encoding tuftelin 1a isoform X1: MNGTRSMCMFEEVRSDNKAEGLRRVRLTLYDQNPQQHPVGGKPVGKAFALVQPTNERQLLKTQPIKPEEKVEVIKVYLEARKQEQADSEQSLKMLSDEVSQIQEVRYCLKTLREQMAAKSNHRSEHKLVLTQNGVSRGKGVLPTSATQEGEDNQNEETEEERMRMREVSKRLYAQLQEAEKRHQEEKEKLQAEAGQYKCQLSEQSSRLKEAQVSARQQDEQIRELQRLMGGMEQESSALREELLTKEAKLLQLQELKEEGQANRERLEELEKENAIVKEKLHHLDDMLKSQQRKLRQMIEQLQNSRMLIQERDRAIKELEEKVAFLEAENRQMRDQIDYFLDGQRSTSQLTSDRNAQIVYSKPLKPSTQSSKSLPFIKVIEIKS, from the exons ATGAACGGCACGCGGAGCATGTGCATGTTTGAAGAAGTCAGATCGGACAACAAAGCG GAGGGGCTACGGCGGGTCCGACTCACCTTGTACGACCAGAACCCTCAACAGCATCCCGTGGGAGGAaag CCGGTCGGTAAAGCTTTCGCTTTGGTTCAGCCAACCAATGAGAGGCAGCTTCTGAAGACACAGCCAATCAAACCAGAAGAGAAGGTTGAAGTCATTAAG GTTTATCTGGAGGCACGGAAACAGGAACAAGCGGACAGTGAGCAGAGTCTGAAGATGCTCTCAGATGAGGTGTCACAAATTCAGGAG GTGAGATATTGTTTGAAGACCCTGAGGGAACAGATGGCAGCAAAATCGAACCACAGATCAGAGCACAAg ttGGTGTTAACTCAGAACGGTGTCAGCAGAGGAAAAGGAGTCCTGCCAACTTCAGCAACACAGGAGGGTGAGGACAACCAG aatGAGGAGACGGAGGAGGAGAGAATGAGGATGAGAGAGGTCAGCAAACGCCTCTATGCTCAACTCCAGGAGGCGGAAAAGAGACAccaggaggagaaagagaagctTCAG GCGGAGGCGGGTCAGTACAAATGTCAGCTCTCTGAACAGAGCAGCCGACTGAAGGAGGCCCAGGTCAGTGCCCGGCAGCAGGATGAACAAATCAGAGAGCTTCAGCGGCTGATGGGCGGGATGGAACAGGAGAGCTCCGCCTTGAGGGAGGAGCTTCTCACCAAGGAGGCAAAGCTTCTGCAACTGCAGGAACTGAAGGAGGAGGGTCAAGCCAATCGGGAGAG ACtagaggagctggagaaggagaaCGCCATTGTGAAGGAGAAACTCCATCACCTGGACGACATGCTCAAGAGCCAACAGAGGAAACTCAGACAGATGATCGAGCAG CTGCAGAATTCTCGTATGCTGATTCAGGAACGAGATCGTGCCATCAAAGAATTGGAAGAGAAAGTGGCCTTCCTTGAGGCAGAG AACAGACAGATGCGGGATCAGATCGACTACTTCCTCGATGGCCAGAGGTCAACCTCACAGCTGACATCCGATCGCAATGCTCAAATTGtttacag CAAACCACTGAAGCCATCCACGCAAAGCAGTAAGAGTCTGCCCTTCATCAAAGTCATAGAGATCAAATCGTGA
- the tuft1a gene encoding tuftelin 1a isoform X2, with the protein MLSDEVSQIQEVRYCLKTLREQMAAKSNHRSEHKLVLTQNGVSRGKGVLPTSATQEGEDNQNEETEEERMRMREVSKRLYAQLQEAEKRHQEEKEKLQAEAGQYKCQLSEQSSRLKEAQVSARQQDEQIRELQRLMGGMEQESSALREELLTKEAKLLQLQELKEEGQANRERLEELEKENAIVKEKLHHLDDMLKSQQRKLRQMIEQLQNSRMLIQERDRAIKELEEKVAFLEAENRQMRDQIDYFLDGQRSTSQLTSDRNAQIVYSKPLKPSTQSSKSLPFIKVIEIKS; encoded by the exons ATGCTCTCAGATGAGGTGTCACAAATTCAGGAG GTGAGATATTGTTTGAAGACCCTGAGGGAACAGATGGCAGCAAAATCGAACCACAGATCAGAGCACAAg ttGGTGTTAACTCAGAACGGTGTCAGCAGAGGAAAAGGAGTCCTGCCAACTTCAGCAACACAGGAGGGTGAGGACAACCAG aatGAGGAGACGGAGGAGGAGAGAATGAGGATGAGAGAGGTCAGCAAACGCCTCTATGCTCAACTCCAGGAGGCGGAAAAGAGACAccaggaggagaaagagaagctTCAG GCGGAGGCGGGTCAGTACAAATGTCAGCTCTCTGAACAGAGCAGCCGACTGAAGGAGGCCCAGGTCAGTGCCCGGCAGCAGGATGAACAAATCAGAGAGCTTCAGCGGCTGATGGGCGGGATGGAACAGGAGAGCTCCGCCTTGAGGGAGGAGCTTCTCACCAAGGAGGCAAAGCTTCTGCAACTGCAGGAACTGAAGGAGGAGGGTCAAGCCAATCGGGAGAG ACtagaggagctggagaaggagaaCGCCATTGTGAAGGAGAAACTCCATCACCTGGACGACATGCTCAAGAGCCAACAGAGGAAACTCAGACAGATGATCGAGCAG CTGCAGAATTCTCGTATGCTGATTCAGGAACGAGATCGTGCCATCAAAGAATTGGAAGAGAAAGTGGCCTTCCTTGAGGCAGAG AACAGACAGATGCGGGATCAGATCGACTACTTCCTCGATGGCCAGAGGTCAACCTCACAGCTGACATCCGATCGCAATGCTCAAATTGtttacag CAAACCACTGAAGCCATCCACGCAAAGCAGTAAGAGTCTGCCCTTCATCAAAGTCATAGAGATCAAATCGTGA